A genomic window from Prochlorococcus sp. RS04 includes:
- a CDS encoding acetyl-CoA carboxylase carboxyltransferase subunit alpha has translation MAKRYLLDFEKPLVELEKQIEQIKELARDSEVDVSQQLLQLETLAARRREEIFKSLTPAQKIQVARHPQRPSTLDFVQMFCDDWIELHGDRNGGDDMALIGGIGSINNRPVLMLGHQKGRDTKENVVRNFGMAKPGGYRKALRLMQHANRFALPILTFIDTPGAYAGLKAEEQGQGEAIARNLREMFGLKVPIIATVIGEGGSGGALGIGVADRLLMFEHSVYTVASPEACASILWRDAAKAPEAASALKITGNDLLKLGIIDEVLPEPSGGNNWAPLDAGNTLKEAIEKHLNALLQMPEDQLIEERYKKFRVLGKFIEANNIEEIYSEIPQKTE, from the coding sequence ATGGCTAAGCGTTACCTTCTTGATTTTGAAAAGCCTCTTGTTGAACTTGAGAAGCAGATAGAGCAAATTAAAGAATTAGCTCGAGATTCAGAGGTAGATGTTAGTCAACAGCTTCTACAGCTTGAAACCTTAGCTGCTAGAAGAAGAGAAGAAATATTTAAATCTCTCACCCCTGCTCAAAAGATTCAGGTGGCTAGACATCCTCAAAGACCAAGTACTTTGGACTTTGTTCAAATGTTTTGTGATGACTGGATTGAATTACACGGAGACAGAAATGGTGGCGATGATATGGCATTAATTGGGGGGATAGGTTCGATAAATAATAGACCAGTGTTGATGTTAGGGCATCAAAAAGGAAGGGATACAAAAGAAAATGTAGTTAGAAACTTTGGGATGGCAAAACCAGGAGGTTACAGAAAAGCTCTTAGATTAATGCAGCATGCAAATAGATTCGCTTTGCCAATTCTTACATTTATTGATACTCCTGGAGCTTATGCTGGTTTAAAAGCTGAGGAACAAGGTCAAGGTGAAGCAATTGCAAGAAACCTTCGAGAGATGTTTGGATTGAAAGTTCCAATTATTGCTACTGTCATTGGAGAAGGAGGTTCAGGAGGCGCACTTGGAATAGGTGTCGCCGATAGGTTACTAATGTTTGAACACAGTGTTTATACGGTTGCTAGTCCAGAAGCATGTGCATCAATTTTGTGGAGAGATGCTGCGAAGGCACCAGAAGCGGCATCAGCACTTAAAATTACAGGCAATGATTTACTTAAATTAGGTATTATAGATGAGGTTTTACCAGAACCTTCTGGTGGGAATAATTGGGCTCCTTTAGATGCTGGTAATACACTAAAAGAGGCTATTGAGAAACACCTGAATGCTCTACTTCAAATGCCTGAAGACCAATTAATTGAGGAAAGATACAAAAAGTTCAGAGTTTTAGGAAAATTTATCGAAGCAAATAATATTGAAGAGATTTATAGTGAAATCCCCCAAAAAACCGAATAA
- a CDS encoding long-chain acyl-[acyl-carrier-protein] reductase, with protein MFGLIGHSTSFEDAKRKASMLGFDHIADGDLDVWCTAPPQLVENVEVKSATGISIEGSYIDSCFVPEMLSRFKTARRKVLNAMELAQKKEINITALGGFTSIIFENFNLLQHKQIRNTSLEWERFTTGNTHTAWVICKQLEINAPRIGIDLKKATVAVIGATGDIGSAVCRWLINKTGISELLMVARQQEPLALLQKELDGGTITSLDEALPQADIVVWVASMPKTIEIDTDNLKKPCLMIDGGYPKNLDEKFQGENIYVLKGGIVEFFNDIGWNMMELAEMQNPQREMFACFAEAMILEFEKCHTNFSWGRNNISLEKMEFIGAASLKHGFSAIGLDKQPKVLTV; from the coding sequence ATGTTTGGGTTAATAGGTCACTCAACCAGTTTTGAAGATGCAAAAAGAAAAGCTTCGATGCTAGGCTTTGATCATATTGCTGATGGCGACTTGGATGTTTGGTGTACTGCTCCTCCTCAGCTTGTTGAAAATGTAGAAGTTAAGAGTGCAACTGGAATATCTATTGAAGGTTCCTATATTGATTCGTGCTTTGTTCCTGAAATGCTTTCTAGATTTAAAACCGCTAGAAGAAAAGTACTAAATGCTATGGAACTAGCTCAGAAAAAAGAGATTAATATTACCGCTTTAGGAGGATTTACTTCTATTATTTTTGAGAATTTTAATCTTCTACAGCATAAACAAATTAGAAATACTTCATTAGAGTGGGAAAGGTTTACTACTGGCAATACTCATACTGCCTGGGTTATTTGTAAGCAACTAGAAATAAATGCTCCTCGCATCGGGATAGACCTTAAAAAAGCAACTGTTGCTGTGATTGGTGCTACAGGTGATATTGGTAGCGCTGTTTGTAGGTGGCTTATCAATAAAACTGGGATTTCAGAACTTCTTATGGTAGCAAGACAACAAGAACCTCTAGCTCTCTTACAAAAAGAATTAGATGGCGGCACCATAACAAGTTTGGATGAGGCATTGCCTCAGGCGGACATTGTTGTGTGGGTTGCAAGTATGCCTAAAACTATTGAAATTGATACTGACAACTTAAAAAAACCATGTTTAATGATTGATGGTGGATACCCCAAAAATCTTGATGAGAAATTTCAGGGTGAAAATATTTATGTTTTAAAAGGAGGTATAGTAGAGTTTTTCAATGATATTGGTTGGAATATGATGGAACTTGCGGAAATGCAAAACCCTCAGAGAGAGATGTTTGCTTGCTTTGCAGAAGCTATGATTTTAGAATTTGAAAAGTGTCATACAAACTTTAGTTGGGGAAGAAATAACATTTCTCTTGAAAAGATGGAATTTATTGGAGCAGCTTCATTAAAGCATGGTTTTTCCGCCATTGGACTTGATAAGCAGCCTAAAGTATTAACTGTCTAA
- a CDS encoding aldehyde oxygenase (deformylating) produces MQTLESNKKTIEESINPISLDLPDFTTDSYKDAYSRINAIVIEGEQEAHDNYISIATLIPNELEELTKLARMEMKHKKGFTACGRNLGVVADMDFAKKFFSKLHGNFQVALEKGNLTTCLLIQAILIEAFAISAYNVYIRVADPFAKKITEGVVKDEYLHLNYGQEWLKENLSTCKEELMEANKVNLPLIKKMLDEVADDASVLAMDREELMEEFMIAYQDTLMEIGLDNREIARMAMAAIV; encoded by the coding sequence ATGCAAACTCTAGAATCAAATAAAAAAACTATTGAAGAATCGATTAATCCGATTTCTTTAGATTTACCCGACTTCACTACAGATTCTTATAAGGATGCATATAGCAGAATAAATGCAATTGTTATAGAGGGAGAGCAAGAGGCTCATGATAATTACATTTCAATAGCAACTTTAATTCCAAATGAGTTAGAAGAACTAACTAAATTGGCGAGAATGGAAATGAAGCATAAAAAAGGCTTTACTGCATGTGGAAGAAATTTAGGTGTAGTAGCTGATATGGATTTTGCTAAAAAATTCTTTTCTAAATTACATGGTAATTTTCAAGTTGCTCTCGAAAAAGGAAATTTAACAACATGTCTTTTAATACAAGCCATCTTAATTGAAGCATTCGCAATTTCTGCTTATAACGTCTACATAAGAGTTGCGGATCCTTTTGCAAAAAAAATAACAGAGGGAGTGGTTAAAGATGAATATCTTCATTTAAATTATGGTCAAGAGTGGCTTAAAGAGAATCTATCAACCTGTAAAGAGGAATTAATGGAAGCTAATAAGGTTAATCTTCCGTTAATTAAAAAGATGTTAGATGAAGTAGCAGATGACGCATCAGTTTTAGCTATGGACAGAGAAGAACTGATGGAAGAATTTATGATTGCTTATCAAGATACATTGATGGAAATAGGTCTAGATAATAGAGAAATTGCAAGAATGGCTATGGCAGCTATCGTCTAA
- a CDS encoding creatininase family protein → MNFKPISNKFEYLNWQEIESIAKEKRSTVIWPFGAVEQHGPHLPLATDSIFVDDIISEVFKLLPSDIPLKKLPTQYIGFSPEHKGFAGTISLSSNLITSMIKEVGGQLSEMGFKRLILINGHGGQISLLNTAARELRSFSPGMAVFPCFLWSGVNGLSELLTKTEIEDGLHASLAETSLMLALKPELVGDERPNEGIKGQIPEGWSLEGKAPTAWLTDDFSKSGVIGDSRGANESLGKDLKELLINHWFKLIMNLMQSDWPNNS, encoded by the coding sequence ATGAACTTTAAACCAATATCTAATAAATTTGAATATTTAAATTGGCAAGAAATTGAGAGTATTGCAAAAGAAAAAAGATCTACAGTGATTTGGCCATTTGGTGCTGTAGAGCAACATGGACCTCATTTGCCTCTTGCTACAGATAGTATTTTTGTTGATGACATCATTAGCGAAGTTTTTAAATTATTACCTTCCGATATTCCATTAAAAAAACTTCCAACTCAATATATTGGGTTTTCGCCAGAACATAAAGGTTTTGCTGGGACAATTTCACTTTCTTCAAATTTAATAACCTCAATGATTAAGGAAGTCGGAGGTCAATTATCTGAAATGGGTTTTAAAAGATTGATATTAATAAATGGACATGGAGGTCAAATCTCACTACTAAATACAGCAGCAAGAGAGCTAAGAAGTTTCTCACCAGGGATGGCAGTTTTCCCTTGTTTTCTATGGAGTGGTGTTAATGGATTAAGTGAATTGTTAACAAAAACTGAGATCGAGGATGGGCTTCATGCCTCTTTGGCTGAAACAAGTTTGATGCTCGCTTTAAAACCAGAATTAGTAGGTGATGAACGCCCTAATGAGGGCATTAAAGGACAAATCCCAGAAGGGTGGAGTCTAGAGGGGAAAGCGCCTACTGCTTGGCTTACTGACGACTTCAGTAAATCAGGTGTTATTGGAGATAGTAGAGGAGCAAATGAGTCTTTAGGAAAAGATTTAAAGGAATTATTGATTAATCATTGGTTCAAATTGATTATGAATCTGATGCAATCAGATTGGCCAAACAATTCTTAA
- a CDS encoding S1 RNA-binding domain-containing protein gives MGASNKNAQDNIQPKGNKKPLQVLHISKKDSQEINYEQNNSQEDIKKENIAIKPQITKDNSVKEIEESSEKIKDFDISQQDLTPQDFNRPLNFSEQNTDFQLERTVDEFDFDESAFLEALNANEPIGATGETISGKVIAIESDGLYVDIGGKAPGYMPKKECSLGVITNFKEKFSIGLEMEVLVIKEQNADGMVTVSARALILRQSWEKVSSSAKNGELINVLINGFNRGGLTCDVDGLRGFIPRSQLEDGQDYQSFVGKNLKVAFLEVNPESRKLVLSEKKASLVSRLTSLELGQLIEGEVLAVKPYGFFIDLGGASGLLHQSSLTNGSIRSLREVFREGEIIKALISEIDLEKGRIGLNTALLENSAGELIIDKQKVMQEATERALKTKALFDKKDQDK, from the coding sequence ATGGGAGCAAGTAATAAAAATGCCCAAGATAATATCCAACCAAAGGGCAATAAAAAACCTCTTCAGGTACTTCACATAAGCAAGAAAGATTCTCAAGAAATAAATTATGAGCAAAACAATTCGCAAGAAGACATAAAAAAAGAAAATATTGCAATCAAACCTCAAATCACTAAAGATAATTCAGTAAAAGAAATTGAGGAAAGTAGTGAAAAGATTAAGGATTTTGATATTTCTCAACAAGATTTAACTCCACAAGACTTCAATAGACCGCTTAATTTTTCTGAGCAAAATACAGATTTTCAATTAGAAAGAACAGTTGATGAATTCGATTTTGATGAAAGTGCTTTTTTGGAGGCTTTAAATGCAAATGAGCCAATTGGGGCTACTGGAGAAACAATTTCAGGAAAGGTTATAGCAATCGAAAGTGATGGATTATATGTTGATATTGGTGGAAAGGCACCTGGTTATATGCCCAAAAAAGAATGTAGTTTGGGTGTCATAACTAACTTTAAAGAAAAGTTTTCTATAGGCCTTGAGATGGAAGTTTTGGTTATCAAAGAACAAAATGCTGATGGGATGGTAACAGTGAGCGCTCGAGCATTAATTCTCAGGCAAAGTTGGGAGAAAGTATCAAGTTCCGCAAAAAATGGAGAATTAATTAACGTTTTAATTAATGGATTTAACAGAGGTGGGCTTACTTGTGATGTAGATGGATTAAGAGGATTTATCCCCAGATCCCAACTTGAAGATGGTCAAGATTATCAATCTTTTGTAGGCAAAAATCTAAAAGTGGCGTTTCTTGAGGTTAATCCAGAATCCAGAAAATTAGTTCTCTCTGAGAAGAAAGCATCATTAGTTTCTAGACTTACAAGTCTTGAATTAGGTCAATTAATTGAAGGAGAAGTTTTAGCTGTAAAGCCATATGGCTTTTTTATTGATTTAGGGGGAGCTAGTGGGCTTCTTCATCAATCCTCACTAACAAATGGATCGATTCGCTCTTTACGAGAAGTTTTTAGAGAAGGGGAAATTATAAAAGCTTTGATATCTGAAATTGACCTCGAAAAAGGGCGCATTGGTCTCAATACAGCACTCCTGGAAAACTCTGCGGGAGAATTAATTATTGATAAGCAAAAAGTTATGCAAGAAGCCACAGAGAGAGCATTAAAAACTAAAGCACTCTTCGATAAAAAAGATCAAGATAAATGA
- a CDS encoding Tab2 family RNA-binding protein, with protein MNINKKIESSLKLKISDWELDFYSRPIIESNGKKRWELIICSTRSYKTEDIFLWNKKCPANEVNSVWLTKALNEAISEAKKQGWEKPSIVRFWRSSMKSIIKKSLEALSIEAIVSRRTYDLLDRIEFLEKEIYPKEKGYVRGVLAPTFSSKMENPPQPLPEAVRGDALTISEISIGELKSAENWPIEFGDIFPIQQGLDDNYLVPGLRLFSKDRSLALSAWFSCLEPIKLVMNKNQLILEASEDDKWLVTDLPEKDAKNLNTKFLENKKNSFGYQFISIQSTPYIEKFAGFWILRDIELIT; from the coding sequence ATGAACATCAACAAAAAAATAGAGTCAAGTCTTAAATTAAAAATTTCAGATTGGGAATTAGACTTTTACTCAAGACCAATTATTGAATCAAACGGAAAAAAAAGGTGGGAGTTAATTATTTGCTCTACAAGAAGTTATAAGACAGAAGATATTTTTCTTTGGAATAAAAAATGCCCTGCCAATGAAGTTAACTCAGTATGGCTTACAAAAGCACTAAATGAAGCAATAAGTGAAGCAAAAAAACAAGGTTGGGAGAAACCTTCAATAGTTCGATTCTGGAGGTCGTCAATGAAATCAATCATTAAAAAATCTCTGGAAGCCCTTAGTATTGAGGCTATTGTAAGTAGGAGAACTTACGATTTATTAGATAGAATCGAATTTCTCGAGAAAGAGATTTATCCAAAGGAAAAAGGTTATGTAAGAGGTGTATTAGCCCCTACTTTTTCTTCTAAAATGGAAAATCCTCCTCAACCTCTGCCAGAAGCAGTGAGGGGCGATGCTTTAACTATCTCTGAAATATCAATTGGCGAATTAAAATCAGCAGAAAATTGGCCTATAGAATTTGGAGATATTTTCCCAATTCAGCAAGGTTTAGATGATAATTACCTAGTTCCAGGATTAAGACTTTTTAGCAAAGATAGATCTTTAGCACTTTCTGCATGGTTCAGTTGTTTAGAACCTATTAAATTAGTCATGAATAAGAACCAACTCATACTTGAAGCTTCAGAAGATGATAAGTGGCTGGTAACTGATTTACCAGAAAAAGATGCAAAGAATTTAAATACAAAATTTTTAGAGAATAAAAAAAATTCTTTTGGTTATCAATTTATTTCCATACAGTCAACGCCTTATATCGAAAAATTTGCAGGATTCTGGATCTTAAGAGATATTGAATTAATTACATAA
- the pgeF gene encoding peptidoglycan editing factor PgeF: MLSQNNFKHAYFTKSCSEKSLQLLGNHFNENSINCVSNQIHSNVIVFGSHSQKGTKTDADGLVGNKCSQNLWVYTADCMPIFFADKRTRNVATLHCGRKGLEKKIIKNLVKIFDTFGTSRDELLVAIGPAISKENYLVDKITLKEFYRKAENKNITVKLTKTKKDFCFNDSNHFREQNLNQIDLKRSAYRQLLNEKIPYTNIDISNLCTYKFNNEFYSWRRSKTISRQWNLICS; encoded by the coding sequence ATTCTTAGTCAAAATAATTTCAAACATGCATACTTCACGAAGTCTTGCTCTGAGAAATCTCTTCAATTATTAGGGAATCACTTTAATGAAAATTCTATAAATTGTGTTTCCAATCAAATTCATAGTAATGTGATAGTGTTTGGATCTCATTCGCAAAAAGGAACTAAGACTGATGCAGATGGTCTGGTTGGCAATAAATGCAGTCAAAACTTATGGGTTTATACAGCTGATTGTATGCCAATATTTTTTGCAGATAAAAGGACAAGAAATGTAGCAACCTTGCATTGTGGAAGAAAAGGTTTAGAAAAAAAAATAATAAAAAATCTGGTAAAAATTTTCGATACTTTTGGGACATCTAGAGATGAGTTACTTGTTGCAATAGGACCAGCGATTTCCAAGGAAAATTATCTAGTTGATAAAATTACTCTCAAAGAATTTTATAGAAAGGCCGAAAACAAAAACATAACTGTCAAATTGACTAAAACTAAAAAAGATTTTTGTTTTAATGATTCAAATCACTTCAGAGAGCAAAACTTAAATCAAATTGATCTAAAAAGATCTGCCTATAGACAACTTTTAAATGAGAAAATCCCTTATACAAATATAGACATCTCAAATTTATGCACATACAAATTCAATAATGAATTTTATTCCTGGAGAAGGAGCAAAACAATCTCAAGACAATGGAATCTTATTTGCTCATAA
- the ilvB gene encoding biosynthetic-type acetolactate synthase large subunit: protein MTLTSRSFSKGSSKHENPVWITGADALMDSLKIHGVKVIFGYPGGAILPIYDAVHKAEQDGWLKHYMVRHEQGGSHAADGYARSTGEVGVCFGTSGPGATNLVTGIATAQMDSVPLVVVTGQVPRPAIGTDAFQETDIFGITLPIVKHSWVIRDPKDIAKVVSEAFFIASSGRPGPVLIDIPKDVGQEFFNYQRVLPGEIIPKGFKRNGEINDCDINKAIKLIEDSERPLLYVGGGAISSGAHDEIKTLAKNYQIPVTTTLMGKGAFDEKDNLSVGMLGMHGTAYANFAVTGCDLLIAIGARFDDRVTGKLDTFAPNAKVIHIDIDPAEVNKNRRVDVAIVADVSKAVLKINEQSLKNKFTCRTKNWLEKIDSWKHKHPLYEPPEEGEIYPQEVLLKVRELSPEAYITTDVGQHQMWAAQYLRNSPRKWISSAGLGTMGFGLPAAIGVKAALPNSDVICIAGDASVLMNIQELGTLSQYGLKVKLIIINNRWQGMVRQWQESFYDERYSSSDMSCGEPDFVKLAESFGVKGYLISDRKQLQNELENALDHNGPALINILVRRGENCYPMVPPGKSNAQMVGYVNCED from the coding sequence GTGACCCTTACTTCGAGATCCTTTTCAAAGGGTAGTTCAAAACATGAAAATCCAGTTTGGATAACTGGTGCAGATGCACTAATGGATTCTCTAAAAATTCATGGAGTAAAAGTTATATTTGGATATCCTGGGGGAGCCATACTACCAATATATGATGCTGTTCATAAGGCAGAACAAGATGGTTGGTTAAAGCACTATATGGTTAGGCATGAACAAGGTGGTTCACATGCGGCTGATGGATATGCAAGATCTACTGGTGAAGTAGGAGTATGTTTTGGAACCTCAGGCCCAGGGGCAACAAATTTGGTAACTGGAATCGCCACTGCGCAAATGGATTCAGTCCCTCTAGTTGTAGTTACAGGTCAAGTCCCAAGACCTGCTATAGGGACAGACGCTTTTCAAGAAACTGATATTTTTGGCATCACTCTTCCAATAGTGAAACATTCATGGGTAATAAGGGATCCTAAAGATATCGCGAAAGTAGTATCTGAGGCTTTTTTTATAGCCTCATCTGGAAGGCCTGGCCCTGTTTTAATTGATATACCCAAAGATGTAGGTCAGGAGTTCTTTAATTACCAAAGAGTTTTGCCTGGTGAGATTATTCCTAAAGGATTTAAAAGGAATGGAGAAATTAATGATTGCGATATCAACAAAGCAATTAAACTAATAGAAGATTCTGAACGACCTCTTTTATACGTAGGAGGTGGCGCAATATCTTCAGGAGCTCATGATGAAATAAAAACTTTGGCAAAGAATTATCAAATACCAGTTACCACAACTTTAATGGGTAAGGGAGCTTTTGATGAAAAAGATAATTTATCAGTAGGGATGTTAGGAATGCATGGAACTGCTTATGCAAATTTTGCTGTTACAGGATGCGATCTTTTAATTGCTATTGGGGCTAGATTCGATGATAGGGTGACAGGAAAATTAGATACTTTTGCACCTAATGCAAAGGTAATTCATATAGATATCGACCCAGCAGAAGTTAATAAAAATAGACGTGTAGATGTTGCAATTGTTGCTGATGTTTCAAAAGCTGTTCTGAAAATTAATGAACAATCTCTAAAAAACAAATTTACTTGTCGTACGAAAAACTGGTTAGAAAAAATTGATTCTTGGAAACATAAACACCCTTTATATGAACCGCCTGAAGAAGGAGAAATTTATCCTCAGGAAGTTCTTTTAAAAGTGAGGGAACTTTCACCAGAAGCTTATATAACTACAGATGTAGGACAACACCAGATGTGGGCTGCTCAATATCTTAGGAATTCTCCAAGAAAATGGATTAGTAGTGCAGGCTTAGGAACCATGGGTTTTGGATTGCCAGCAGCAATTGGAGTAAAAGCAGCCTTACCTAATTCAGATGTAATTTGTATTGCAGGAGATGCAAGTGTCTTAATGAATATTCAAGAATTAGGAACCTTATCTCAATATGGTCTAAAGGTGAAATTGATTATTATCAATAATCGCTGGCAAGGTATGGTAAGACAATGGCAGGAAAGTTTCTATGATGAAAGATATTCCTCATCTGATATGAGTTGTGGTGAACCTGATTTTGTAAAACTTGCTGAGTCTTTTGGAGTAAAGGGGTATTTAATTTCTGATAGAAAACAATTGCAGAATGAATTAGAAAATGCGCTTGATCATAACGGCCCTGCCTTGATTAATATCCTTGTCAGAAGAGGTGAAAATTGTTATCCAATGGTTCCTCCTGGTAAAAGTAATGCTCAAATGGTTGGATATGTTAATTGTGAAGACTAA
- the hemH gene encoding ferrochelatase, with product MDKIGVLLMNLGGPERITDVGPFLYNLFSDTEIIRTPFPVFQKPLAWLISTLRSTTSQQAYLSIGGGSPIRRITEQQARELQSKLRDKGFNATTYIAMRYWHPFTESAIADMKADGIDQVVVIPLYPHFSISTSGSSFRELKKLRDSDDEFKKVPMRCVRSWFSQSGYLKSMVELISEQISLCESPSKAHIFFTAHGVPKSYVEEAGDPYKQQIEDCSLLIINELEKCLGHSNPHTLSYQSRVGPVEWLKPYTEEVLADLGRSNVNDLIVVPISFVGEHIETLQEIDIEYKEIAEKAGIKNFRRVKALNTHPTFIEGLSDLVISCLEGPLVNIEEASQLPEKVKLYPQEKWQWGWNNSSEVWNGRVAMIIFLVLFIELISGSGPLHKLGIL from the coding sequence ATGGATAAAATAGGCGTCTTACTAATGAATTTAGGAGGGCCTGAGCGCATTACTGATGTTGGCCCATTCTTATACAATCTTTTTTCTGATACAGAAATTATCAGGACACCATTCCCTGTATTTCAAAAGCCACTAGCTTGGTTAATTAGCACTCTTAGGAGTACTACTTCACAACAGGCCTACCTTTCCATAGGTGGAGGTTCACCCATCAGAAGGATAACTGAACAACAAGCAAGAGAATTACAATCTAAATTAAGGGACAAGGGGTTTAATGCCACTACCTACATCGCTATGAGGTATTGGCATCCTTTTACAGAATCTGCAATTGCTGATATGAAAGCAGATGGCATAGATCAAGTTGTTGTAATACCCTTATATCCGCATTTTTCGATAAGTACTAGTGGTTCGAGCTTTAGAGAATTAAAAAAATTGCGAGATTCTGATGATGAATTTAAGAAGGTTCCAATGAGATGTGTAAGGAGTTGGTTCAGTCAATCAGGTTATTTAAAGTCTATGGTCGAATTAATTTCTGAACAGATTTCACTTTGTGAATCACCTTCAAAAGCCCATATATTTTTCACAGCTCATGGAGTTCCTAAGAGTTACGTAGAGGAAGCTGGAGACCCTTACAAGCAACAGATTGAAGATTGTTCTTTATTAATTATAAATGAGTTGGAAAAATGTTTAGGTCATAGTAACCCTCATACACTTTCTTATCAAAGTAGAGTTGGTCCTGTTGAATGGTTGAAGCCTTATACAGAAGAAGTGTTAGCTGATCTTGGAAGGTCAAATGTTAATGATCTGATTGTGGTCCCCATAAGTTTCGTTGGAGAGCATATCGAAACATTGCAAGAAATTGATATTGAATATAAAGAAATTGCTGAAAAGGCTGGTATTAAAAACTTTCGGAGAGTTAAGGCTCTAAATACTCATCCTACTTTTATTGAAGGTCTTAGTGATCTAGTGATTTCCTGCTTGGAAGGACCTCTAGTAAATATAGAGGAGGCTTCTCAGTTACCTGAAAAAGTTAAACTTTATCCTCAAGAGAAGTGGCAATGGGGTTGGAATAATAGTTCAGAGGTGTGGAACGGAAGGGTTGCAATGATTATTTTTCTTGTGCTTTTTATTGAACTTATTTCAGGTTCTGGACCCTTACATAAATTAGGCATTTTATAA
- a CDS encoding site-specific integrase: MNVIQEINNVNEKFATKGSKLKIEKRGEKLNIRGSLPSKEDNKNFKIQRISLGLKADISGLEEAKKKLQLINLQLELNQFDWINWISKPYKKEIKDGFEFPKRLNQFEEFFFKENKSDFRTSTRKTTWRSSYKPYMKRILDVYSDHENEALEKIFQKTLESYKEGTRSRKQCATSLSVLAKFLDIKLPEDWKLNSRGYGLNKAGFRDLPKDELIEKLWETIPNKSWKFVFGLMATYGLRNHEVFFCDLSSLTNFGDKIIRVLPTTKTGEHQVWPFHPEWVEKFELSKLGENPELLPNINRDLKVTTLQNIGKKITDQFKRYSLQIKPYDLRHAWAVRTIFYDLPDTVAARMMGHSVSLHTQTYHHWITKRDQQQAVNNALLKVTRVKNI, translated from the coding sequence ATGAACGTAATTCAGGAAATTAATAATGTCAATGAAAAATTTGCTACCAAAGGCAGCAAGCTAAAAATCGAGAAAAGAGGAGAGAAATTAAATATTCGTGGTTCACTACCCTCAAAGGAAGATAACAAAAACTTTAAAATTCAAAGAATATCTCTTGGCTTAAAGGCTGATATTTCTGGGTTAGAGGAAGCCAAAAAAAAATTGCAATTAATCAATTTACAATTGGAATTAAATCAATTTGATTGGATTAATTGGATAAGCAAACCTTATAAAAAGGAAATAAAAGATGGTTTTGAATTCCCAAAAAGATTAAATCAATTTGAGGAATTTTTTTTTAAAGAAAATAAAAGTGATTTTCGAACCAGCACTAGAAAAACTACTTGGAGAAGTTCTTACAAACCATATATGAAAAGAATCCTAGATGTTTATAGTGATCACGAAAATGAAGCTTTAGAAAAAATATTTCAGAAAACACTTGAAAGTTATAAGGAAGGTACCAGAAGTAGGAAACAATGCGCTACCTCTCTAAGCGTTTTAGCAAAGTTTTTGGACATTAAACTGCCAGAAGATTGGAAATTAAATTCTAGAGGATATGGTCTGAACAAAGCAGGATTTAGGGATCTACCTAAAGACGAATTAATAGAGAAACTGTGGGAGACGATACCAAACAAGTCTTGGAAATTTGTTTTTGGTCTGATGGCTACTTATGGATTAAGGAATCATGAAGTATTTTTTTGTGATTTAAGTTCTCTTACTAATTTTGGAGACAAAATTATAAGAGTTTTGCCTACGACTAAAACTGGGGAACATCAAGTTTGGCCATTTCATCCTGAATGGGTGGAAAAGTTCGAATTATCAAAACTTGGCGAAAATCCAGAACTTTTACCAAACATTAATAGAGACCTTAAAGTGACAACCTTACAGAATATTGGAAAAAAAATTACAGACCAGTTTAAGCGTTACTCTTTGCAAATAAAACCTTATGATCTAAGGCATGCTTGGGCAGTTAGAACAATTTTTTATGATTTACCTGATACTGTGGCTGCCAGAATGATGGGGCATTCGGTTAGTTTACATACTCAAACCTATCACCATTGGATTACTAAAAGAGATCAACAACAGGCAGTGAATAATGCACTTTTAAAAGTTACAAGAGTAAAAAATATTTAA